In a single window of the Sediminicoccus sp. KRV36 genome:
- a CDS encoding DUF3237 domain-containing protein produces the protein MPLPLVTEYLFSMDITVGAPQMAGKGPDGHDLRIVPVTGGVVSGPALQGEVLGGTAADWLRVEADGTAHIDVRLTIKAASGGLVYVQYAGIRTGKPEVLARLGAGEAVDPSEYYFRTAMRFQTGAPELAWMNRIIGIGTGQRPPSGPRYDIYAVR, from the coding sequence ATGCCCTTGCCCCTCGTCACCGAATATCTGTTCTCCATGGACATCACCGTGGGCGCCCCGCAGATGGCCGGCAAAGGCCCGGATGGGCATGATCTGCGCATCGTGCCCGTCACCGGCGGCGTGGTCAGCGGCCCGGCCTTGCAGGGCGAGGTGCTGGGCGGCACGGCGGCGGATTGGCTGCGCGTGGAGGCCGATGGCACCGCGCATATTGACGTGCGCCTGACCATCAAGGCGGCCTCCGGCGGCCTGGTCTATGTGCAATATGCCGGCATCCGCACCGGCAAGCCCGAGGTGCTGGCCCGCCTTGGCGCCGGCGAAGCGGTGGACCCTTCCGAGTATTATTTCCGCACCGCGATGCGCTTCCAGACCGGAGCGCCCGAGCTGGCCTGGATGAACCGCATCATCGGCATCGGCACTGGCCAGCGCCCGCCCTCCGGCCCGCGCTACGACATCTACGCCGTGCGATGA
- a CDS encoding TauD/TfdA family dioxygenase, whose protein sequence is MLGIRPLAAGFGAELTGIRIAGDLPEADFECFLDAFHRHHVLLIRDVPNDPAAQVEFSRRMGPLEHHAAASAVHPAHPEIFCVGNYAADGITANFARGVEQWHADSSFRDIPSTASLFYGAICPPEGGETWFLDAVSAYDTLPEAMKTRIAGLRGVHCLYTLSEWNRRHTPGRAPMDEAKRRAFPPVAHPLVRTHPVSGVKSLFLCPAVISHIEGMGVAESQALIEELMEHAGQERFVYRHAWREGDLVIWDNRCTLHTASLFDHERYQRLMFRTTVAGSA, encoded by the coding sequence ATGCTTGGCATCCGCCCCCTCGCCGCCGGTTTCGGCGCGGAACTCACCGGCATTCGCATCGCGGGCGATCTGCCCGAGGCGGATTTCGAGTGCTTCCTCGACGCCTTCCACCGCCATCACGTGCTGCTGATCCGCGATGTGCCGAATGACCCGGCGGCCCAGGTGGAATTCAGCCGGCGCATGGGGCCCCTGGAGCATCACGCGGCGGCCAGCGCCGTGCATCCGGCGCATCCCGAGATTTTCTGCGTCGGCAATTACGCGGCGGACGGCATCACCGCCAATTTCGCGCGTGGCGTGGAGCAATGGCACGCCGATAGCAGCTTCCGCGACATCCCCAGCACCGCCTCGCTCTTCTACGGCGCCATCTGCCCGCCCGAAGGCGGCGAGACCTGGTTCCTCGACGCCGTCTCCGCCTACGACACCCTGCCCGAGGCCATGAAGACGCGGATCGCGGGGCTGCGCGGCGTGCATTGCCTCTACACGCTGAGCGAATGGAACCGCCGCCACACGCCGGGCCGCGCGCCGATGGACGAAGCCAAGCGCCGCGCCTTCCCGCCCGTGGCGCATCCGCTGGTGCGGACCCATCCGGTCAGCGGGGTGAAGTCGCTGTTTCTCTGCCCCGCGGTGATCAGCCATATCGAGGGGATGGGTGTGGCGGAGAGCCAGGCGCTGATCGAGGAACTCATGGAGCATGCGGGGCAGGAGCGCTTCGTCTATCGCCATGCCTGGCGCGAGGGGGACCTGGTGATCTGGGACAATCGCTGCACCCTGCACACGGCGAGCCTGTTCGACCATGAGAGGTACCAGCGGCTGATGTTCCGCACGACGGTGGCGGGCAGCGCCTGA
- a CDS encoding TRAP transporter large permease subunit gives MISDAGLGLTQLILFLFFILLGFPIAFTLMAMGLFFGYLGMGERVFDLLIQRTYAVMSSDVLISVPLFVLMGYIIERANILDRLFRALQMASGNIPGSLAVATLATCALFATATGIVGAVVTLMGLLAFPAMLRAGYDVKLASGVVCAGGCLGILIPPSIMLILYGATAGVSVVQLYAAAFIPGITLAGLYIAYAIGIAIIKPEVAPRLPPDAVQVPFAKLLWALLTSFFPLALLIAMVLGAILMGLATPSEAAAMGSLGSIILAIAYRSFSFQKLKESVFLTARTSAMVCWLFVGSYIFSSVFGYLGGQSVVEEFVKSLPLNTFTFMLLAQAIIFVLGWPLEWTEIIVIFVPIFLPLLDDFGVDPLFFGILIALNLQTSFLSPPVAMAAFYLKGVAPKHVKIEDIFKGCMPFIYIVVFTMLMVYAFPGLVTWLPEQLYGGDSGPPAVSMEAPPAGGFQEEEMPELPPLR, from the coding sequence ATGATCTCCGATGCCGGCCTGGGCCTCACCCAGCTGATCCTGTTCCTGTTCTTCATCCTGCTGGGCTTTCCCATCGCCTTCACCCTCATGGCGATGGGCCTGTTCTTCGGCTATCTCGGCATGGGTGAGCGGGTGTTCGACCTGCTGATCCAGCGCACCTATGCGGTGATGAGCAGCGATGTGCTGATCTCCGTGCCGCTCTTTGTGCTCATGGGCTACATCATCGAGCGCGCGAATATCCTGGACCGGCTGTTCCGGGCCTTGCAGATGGCATCGGGGAACATCCCGGGCTCACTGGCCGTCGCCACCCTCGCCACCTGCGCGCTCTTCGCCACGGCCACCGGCATTGTCGGCGCCGTCGTCACGCTGATGGGCCTGCTGGCTTTCCCGGCCATGCTGCGCGCCGGCTATGATGTGAAGCTGGCTTCGGGCGTCGTCTGCGCAGGCGGGTGCCTGGGCATTCTCATCCCGCCGTCGATCATGCTGATCCTCTATGGTGCGACGGCCGGTGTCTCGGTCGTGCAGCTTTACGCGGCGGCCTTCATCCCCGGCATCACGCTCGCCGGCCTCTACATCGCCTATGCGATCGGCATCGCCATCATCAAGCCGGAAGTGGCGCCGCGCCTGCCGCCCGATGCGGTGCAGGTGCCATTCGCCAAGCTGCTCTGGGCACTGCTGACCAGCTTCTTCCCGCTCGCATTGCTCATTGCCATGGTGCTCGGCGCCATCCTCATGGGCCTGGCCACGCCTTCGGAGGCGGCGGCGATGGGCTCGCTCGGCTCCATCATCCTGGCCATCGCCTATCGCTCCTTTTCCTTCCAGAAGCTGAAGGAAAGCGTGTTCCTGACGGCGCGGACCAGCGCCATGGTCTGCTGGCTGTTTGTCGGCTCCTACATCTTCTCCTCGGTCTTCGGCTATCTCGGCGGCCAGAGCGTGGTGGAGGAATTCGTCAAATCCCTGCCGCTCAACACCTTCACCTTCATGCTGCTGGCCCAGGCCATCATCTTCGTCCTCGGCTGGCCGCTGGAATGGACCGAGATCATCGTGATCTTTGTGCCGATCTTCCTGCCGCTGCTGGATGATTTCGGCGTGGACCCGCTGTTCTTCGGCATCCTGATCGCGCTGAACCTGCAGACGAGCTTCCTTTCGCCACCCGTCGCCATGGCCGCCTTCTACCTGAAGGGCGTGGCGCCCAAGCACGTGAAGATCGAGGATATCTTCAAGGGCTGCATGCCCTTCATCTACATCGTCGTCTTCACCATGCTGATGGTCTATGCCTTCCCCGGCCTGGTCACATGGCTGCCCGAGCAGCTTTATGGGGGTGACAGCGGCCCGCCGGCGGTGTCCATGGAGGCGCCGCCCGCTGGCGGGTTCCAGGAAGAAGAGATGCCTGAATTGCCGCCCCTCCGATGA
- a CDS encoding TRAP transporter small permease subunit, with amino-acid sequence MSDSLITGGLAGLVVVALIIGIAFSTNEVVSRALLAVDKFSTLIGQTFSWTIIILTFAITYEVIARRFFASPTNWGYDVQYMLYGTLFMFAGAYALSRNGHVRGDFLYRMMSARRQAMLDLLLYILFFFPAIFAFMVAGWHFFELSWMQNERSMFSPSGPIIWPFKGIIPVVGFIMLLQGLVEVVRCVRCIRAGEWPQRLSDVEELDQIILAKAAEKSPEELARELAENADAALSVKGR; translated from the coding sequence ATGTCGGATAGTCTGATCACCGGAGGCCTCGCCGGGCTGGTCGTCGTGGCGCTGATCATCGGCATCGCCTTTTCCACCAATGAGGTGGTGAGCCGCGCGCTGCTCGCCGTGGACAAGTTCTCCACGCTGATCGGCCAGACCTTCTCCTGGACCATCATCATCCTCACCTTCGCCATCACCTATGAGGTGATTGCCCGCCGCTTCTTCGCCTCGCCCACCAATTGGGGCTACGACGTCCAGTACATGCTCTACGGCACGCTGTTCATGTTCGCGGGCGCCTATGCGCTCAGCCGGAATGGCCATGTGCGCGGGGATTTCCTCTACCGGATGATGTCCGCCCGGCGGCAGGCGATGCTCGACCTGCTGCTCTACATCCTGTTCTTCTTCCCCGCGATCTTCGCCTTCATGGTGGCCGGCTGGCATTTCTTCGAGCTGAGCTGGATGCAGAATGAGCGCAGCATGTTCTCGCCCTCCGGCCCGATCATCTGGCCCTTCAAGGGCATCATCCCCGTCGTCGGCTTCATCATGCTGCTGCAGGGCCTGGTCGAGGTGGTGCGCTGCGTGCGCTGCATCCGCGCCGGCGAATGGCCGCAGCGGCTTTCCGATGTGGAGGAGCTGGACCAGATCATCCTCGCGAAAGCCGCAGAGAAATCGCCCGAGGAACTCGCCCGCGAATTGGCGGAAAACGCCGATGCGGCACTTTCGGTCAAGGGACGCTAA
- a CDS encoding hydroxymethylglutaryl-CoA lyase codes for MSDLPARIEITEEGPREGFQIEPGPIPTADKIALIDALSGTGVPRIQVASFVSPKIVPGWADAEQVVAGFTPRPGVAYTALWFNAAGLSRVQAFADRLTVEGSITVTGSEAFTRKNLNRSHAEQLEAQRKHVATHQAAGVKMTRVSLQAAFGCNFSGAVPTAQAMAALSDAMEIAAETGCVIEKISLADSMGWANPVLVERLVGAVRERFPGPKVSLHLHDTRGLGIACAAAGLRLGVASFDAAVAGLGGCPFAGHPGAPGNIATEELVFLCEEMGVATGIDLDALIEAAKLAERIVGHRLPSNLLRSGGLAAFRAA; via the coding sequence ATGAGCGACCTCCCCGCCCGCATCGAGATCACCGAGGAAGGCCCGCGCGAGGGCTTTCAGATCGAGCCCGGCCCGATCCCGACCGCCGACAAGATCGCGCTGATTGACGCGCTCTCCGGCACAGGTGTCCCGCGCATCCAGGTGGCGAGCTTCGTGAGCCCGAAGATCGTCCCCGGCTGGGCCGATGCGGAGCAGGTGGTGGCCGGCTTCACGCCCCGTCCCGGGGTGGCATACACGGCGCTCTGGTTCAACGCCGCCGGCCTCAGCCGCGTGCAGGCCTTCGCGGACCGGCTGACGGTGGAAGGCTCCATCACCGTCACGGGTTCGGAGGCCTTCACCCGCAAGAACCTCAACCGCAGCCATGCCGAGCAGCTGGAGGCGCAGCGCAAGCATGTGGCCACACACCAGGCGGCGGGTGTGAAGATGACGCGGGTTTCGCTCCAGGCGGCCTTTGGCTGCAATTTCTCCGGCGCGGTGCCCACCGCCCAGGCCATGGCTGCCCTTTCCGATGCCATGGAGATCGCCGCCGAAACCGGCTGCGTGATCGAGAAGATCTCCCTGGCGGACAGCATGGGCTGGGCGAACCCCGTGCTGGTGGAACGCCTCGTCGGCGCGGTGCGGGAGCGCTTCCCTGGGCCCAAGGTCTCGCTGCATCTGCATGACACGCGGGGGCTGGGCATTGCCTGCGCCGCGGCCGGGCTGCGGCTGGGCGTCGCGTCCTTCGATGCGGCAGTGGCGGGTCTGGGCGGCTGCCCTTTCGCGGGGCACCCCGGCGCGCCCGGCAATATCGCGACGGAGGAGCTGGTGTTTCTCTGCGAGGAAATGGGTGTCGCGACCGGAATTGATCTCGACGCCCTGATCGAAGCCGCAAAGCTGGCCGAGCGCATCGTAGGCCACCGCTTGCCCTCAAATCTGCTCCGCAGCGGCGGCCTCGCGGCGTTCCGCGCGGCCTAA
- a CDS encoding TRAP transporter substrate-binding protein has product MSQSETSGRRGILKASAVAAVGTAILATPNVSRAQTVTLRFQSTWPQRDIFHEFAGDYVSRVNAMGGGRIRLELLAAGAVVGAFQLLDAVHAGTLDGGHGVSAYWFGRNRAFSLFGTTPPWFGDAHQLLGWFYYGGGEALYKELMHDVLRMNAVGFLSGPMPTQPLGWFRNPIERADQIRGLRYRTVGLATDLMQEMGAAVVALPGGEIVPALERGVIDAAEFNNPSSDRILGFPDVAKNYYIQSYHQAVESFEILFNRQKYEGLPAEHQALLRHSAEAASADMSWKLQDRYSRDLLAMSQTQGVNVRPTPRPILDAQLQAWNRVIERQEADNSNPNAGPFFKKVCDSQRDWCRRVGNFMLRYNVSPVVSYNHFFARG; this is encoded by the coding sequence GTGAGCCAATCCGAAACTTCCGGCCGTCGTGGCATTCTGAAGGCCTCCGCCGTGGCCGCGGTCGGCACGGCCATCCTGGCCACGCCGAATGTCAGCCGGGCGCAGACCGTCACCTTGCGCTTCCAGTCCACCTGGCCGCAGCGCGACATCTTCCATGAATTCGCGGGCGACTATGTCAGCCGCGTCAACGCCATGGGCGGCGGGCGCATTCGCCTGGAATTGCTGGCCGCCGGCGCCGTGGTCGGCGCCTTCCAGCTGCTCGATGCCGTGCATGCCGGCACGCTGGATGGCGGCCATGGCGTCTCGGCCTATTGGTTCGGCCGCAACCGCGCCTTCAGCCTGTTCGGCACGACGCCGCCCTGGTTCGGCGATGCGCACCAGCTGCTCGGCTGGTTCTACTACGGTGGTGGCGAGGCCCTGTACAAGGAGCTGATGCACGACGTGCTGCGCATGAACGCGGTGGGCTTCCTCTCCGGCCCCATGCCGACGCAGCCGCTTGGCTGGTTCCGCAACCCGATCGAGCGGGCCGACCAGATCCGCGGCCTGCGCTACCGCACCGTCGGCCTCGCGACCGACCTGATGCAGGAAATGGGTGCGGCCGTGGTGGCACTTCCCGGCGGCGAAATCGTGCCGGCGCTGGAGCGCGGCGTCATTGACGCGGCCGAGTTCAACAACCCCTCCTCGGACCGGATCCTCGGCTTCCCGGATGTGGCCAAGAACTACTACATCCAGAGCTACCATCAGGCGGTGGAAAGCTTCGAGATCCTGTTCAACCGCCAGAAATACGAGGGCCTCCCGGCCGAGCACCAGGCCTTGCTGCGCCATTCGGCGGAAGCCGCCTCGGCCGACATGTCCTGGAAGCTGCAGGATCGCTACTCGCGCGATCTGCTGGCGATGTCCCAGACCCAGGGCGTCAATGTCCGCCCGACCCCGCGCCCCATCCTGGATGCCCAGCTCCAGGCCTGGAACCGCGTGATCGAGCGCCAGGAGGCTGACAACAGCAACCCCAATGCCGGGCCCTTCTTCAAGAAGGTCTGCGACAGCCAGCGCGACTGGTGCCGCCGCGTCGGCAACTTCATGCTGCGCTACAATGTCAGCCCGGTGGTGTCCTACAATCACTTCTTCGCCCGCGGCTGA
- a CDS encoding efflux RND transporter periplasmic adaptor subunit, giving the protein MRPSPLLLLLLTACLPEAKTASPAPEEAPRPVQVAEIRHLPADAGPSFTGVLRARREADVALRAGGRIAERLVDLGAEVSAGQLLFRLDPRDLELSLRAAEADVLSAEATASQAVNDAGRSRALVSAGHVAAAFHEQREATARAATQRLAAARAQRDLARNRLDYAELRAPSAGRVTAILAEAGQVVAEGAPVLRLADPAEREVLVQLPENAIGAARATARFWARPDVTLPVQLREIAAQADPNMRTYAARFALPDAPDWARLGMTATIHLGREAAAPSARIPLSALHDRGRGPMVWRLAEGGRIEAAPVTVLSLSESMATIRAELPEGTRIVAMGAQLLAPDSRVRPVETRLAGSMQ; this is encoded by the coding sequence ATGCGCCCCTCGCCCCTCCTCCTCCTGCTGCTGACCGCCTGCCTGCCCGAGGCCAAGACCGCCTCCCCTGCCCCAGAGGAAGCCCCCCGCCCCGTCCAGGTCGCGGAAATCCGCCATCTCCCGGCCGATGCCGGGCCGAGCTTCACGGGCGTCCTGCGCGCCCGGCGCGAGGCGGATGTGGCCCTGCGCGCCGGCGGCCGCATCGCCGAGCGCCTGGTGGATCTCGGCGCCGAGGTCAGCGCGGGGCAGCTGCTCTTTCGCCTCGATCCGCGCGACCTGGAACTCAGCCTGCGCGCCGCTGAGGCTGATGTCCTCTCGGCCGAGGCCACCGCATCCCAGGCGGTGAATGACGCTGGCCGCTCCCGCGCGCTGGTTTCCGCCGGCCATGTCGCCGCCGCCTTCCATGAACAGCGCGAGGCGACGGCCCGCGCCGCCACCCAACGCCTGGCCGCCGCCCGCGCCCAGCGGGACCTGGCGCGCAACCGGCTCGACTACGCCGAACTCCGCGCACCTTCCGCAGGCCGCGTCACCGCCATCCTGGCCGAGGCCGGGCAGGTGGTGGCGGAAGGCGCGCCCGTGCTGCGCCTGGCTGACCCCGCCGAGCGCGAGGTGCTGGTGCAGCTGCCGGAGAACGCCATTGGCGCCGCGCGCGCCACGGCGCGATTCTGGGCGCGGCCCGATGTCACGCTGCCCGTGCAGCTCCGCGAAATCGCCGCCCAGGCGGACCCCAATATGCGCACCTATGCCGCGCGCTTCGCCCTGCCCGATGCGCCGGATTGGGCGCGGCTTGGCATGACCGCCACCATCCATCTGGGCCGCGAGGCCGCCGCCCCCAGCGCCCGCATCCCGCTCTCCGCCCTGCATGATCGCGGGCGCGGGCCGATGGTCTGGCGCCTTGCGGAGGGCGGCCGCATCGAAGCCGCACCCGTCACCGTGCTGAGCCTTTCCGAAAGCATGGCGACCATCCGCGCCGAGCTGCCCGAGGGCACGCGCATCGTCGCCATGGGCGCGCAATTGCTGGCGCCCGACAGCCGCGTGCGCCCGGTGGAAACGCGCCTCGCGGGCAGCATGCAATGA
- a CDS encoding TetR family transcriptional regulator, whose amino-acid sequence MNIMDPQAATRARIADAAEALFRQIGYQKTAVADIAKACAMSPANVYRFFPSKSAINEAITHRLLDIVGSELEALATGEGSAAQRLRATARQFYLRDVELFFNEKRMHDMVGAAMTEHWGVIEGFLARVLAIWEGLLREGVAAGEFRALDPAKTAMTFKQCLMLWTHPILLADCLGRGRTCEELEAQQQAALDLLLAGIAK is encoded by the coding sequence ATGAACATCATGGACCCCCAAGCCGCCACCCGCGCCCGCATCGCCGATGCGGCCGAGGCGCTGTTCCGCCAGATCGGCTACCAGAAGACCGCGGTGGCCGACATCGCCAAGGCCTGCGCCATGTCGCCCGCCAATGTGTATCGCTTCTTTCCCTCGAAGAGCGCGATCAACGAGGCGATCACCCACCGCCTGCTGGACATTGTGGGCAGCGAGCTGGAGGCGCTGGCCACAGGCGAGGGCAGCGCGGCCCAGCGCCTGCGCGCCACTGCACGGCAATTCTACCTGCGCGATGTGGAGCTGTTCTTCAACGAAAAGCGCATGCACGACATGGTAGGGGCCGCCATGACTGAGCATTGGGGCGTGATCGAGGGCTTCCTCGCGCGCGTCCTCGCCATCTGGGAGGGCTTGCTGCGCGAAGGCGTGGCCGCGGGCGAGTTCCGCGCCTTGGACCCGGCCAAGACTGCGATGACCTTCAAGCAATGCCTGATGCTCTGGACCCATCCGATTCTCCTGGCCGATTGCCTGGGGCGCGGCCGCACCTGCGAGGAGCTGGAGGCGCAGCAGCAGGCAGCGCTGGACCTGCTGCTGGCCGGGATTGCGAAATGA
- a CDS encoding efflux RND transporter permease subunit translates to MSRFNPSEGAIRQGQLTLFAMILLLLAGAWAWTKLGRAEDPAFTLKVMVVSAAWPGATAEEMQNQVADRIEAKLAELPWLDVLQSFSRPGVSTITVNLRDSTPPHAVAGLWYQVRKRVGDMRQNLPQGVQGPFFDDEYSDVFSAVLALRGADNAELVRQGERLRDRLRRLPGIEKVTLFGEQPQRIQVEISHARLATLGITPQSVLDALARHNPVTPAGTVETGSTRVHLRLPEGLDGLDSIAALPLSAEGRTIRLGDAARITRGLADPPERAIRHLGEPAVLIGLTKQPGQDVLRVGAALNAELARIRAELPLGLSLDAVADQPHIVRKSVDEFLIKLAAALGVVLLVSFLSLGFRAGIIVALAVPLTLSFVFLFMVWRGTELERISLGALILALGLLVDDAIIAIEAMAVKLEQGWERTRAAGFAWTTTAGPMLTGTLVTVAGFIPVGFAASTSGEYAGGIFWVVGAALIASWIVAVTFTPWLGAKLLKAAPHNPGHDAHDTRMYRALRRGVEWCVDHRFVLLGVMVGLLAIGMVGMAATKKQFFPASQRLELLVDINLRQGASFAATDDVARRIEASLQGDFDVAHFTTYLGAGAPRFFLALNPDLPNEAFAKIIIESRDVPARERLRERLIALDEAGAFPEARVRVSRLDFGPPVPFPVQFRILGPDPMQLRRLADDAVPLLRGVTGTRNVQTDWSELAPALRLDLDRERIAQLGLSPQAVATSMGTLLSGVMATTIREGTRGVEVRLRAVPEERAALDRLGDLSLATPGGPVPLSQVARLTPVMEEPILWRRNREPFITLRSDIQPGLQAPEVTAAAMPALAPFIAALPPGYRLEVGGATEQSAKANASLFALFPVMVAVMMALLMLQLRNLGRMALVMATAPLGIPGAAGALLLMGAPFGFVALLGVIALAGMVMRNTLILVDQVQQDLEAGIELREAIIGSTVRRARPVVLTALAAIFAFIPLTQSVFWGPMAIAMIGGLSVATLATLLLVPALHALALPWRKRPAAQAAPLRPEPVPAE, encoded by the coding sequence ATGAGCCGCTTCAACCCCTCCGAAGGGGCGATCCGCCAGGGGCAGCTCACGCTCTTTGCCATGATCCTGCTGCTGCTGGCCGGCGCCTGGGCCTGGACCAAGCTGGGCCGCGCCGAGGACCCGGCCTTCACGCTGAAGGTGATGGTCGTCTCCGCCGCCTGGCCCGGTGCGACGGCCGAGGAGATGCAGAACCAGGTGGCGGATCGCATCGAGGCGAAGCTCGCGGAACTCCCCTGGCTCGATGTGCTGCAAAGCTTTTCGCGCCCGGGGGTTTCCACCATCACCGTGAATCTGCGCGATAGCACGCCACCCCACGCCGTGGCGGGCCTCTGGTACCAGGTGCGCAAGCGCGTGGGCGACATGCGGCAGAACCTGCCCCAGGGCGTGCAGGGCCCCTTCTTCGACGATGAATATTCCGACGTGTTTTCCGCCGTGCTCGCCCTGCGCGGCGCCGACAATGCCGAGTTGGTCCGCCAGGGCGAGCGCCTGCGGGACCGGCTGCGCCGCCTGCCGGGGATCGAGAAGGTGACGCTGTTTGGCGAGCAGCCGCAGCGCATCCAGGTCGAGATCAGCCATGCGCGCCTCGCCACCCTCGGCATCACCCCGCAATCCGTGCTGGACGCTTTGGCGCGGCACAATCCGGTCACTCCCGCCGGCACGGTCGAGACCGGCAGCACCCGCGTGCATCTGCGCCTGCCCGAGGGGCTGGATGGGCTGGACAGCATCGCCGCACTGCCGCTTTCGGCCGAGGGCCGCACCATTCGGCTGGGCGATGCGGCGCGCATCACGCGCGGCCTGGCCGACCCGCCGGAGCGCGCCATCCGGCATCTGGGCGAGCCCGCCGTGCTGATCGGCCTGACCAAGCAGCCCGGCCAGGATGTGCTGCGCGTGGGGGCCGCGCTGAACGCGGAACTCGCGCGGATTCGCGCGGAATTGCCGCTGGGCCTCAGCCTCGATGCCGTGGCCGACCAGCCGCATATCGTGCGCAAAAGCGTGGATGAATTCCTGATCAAGCTGGCGGCCGCGCTTGGCGTGGTGCTGCTCGTCTCCTTCCTCTCGCTCGGTTTCCGTGCGGGCATCATCGTCGCACTCGCCGTGCCCCTCACACTCTCCTTCGTGTTCCTGTTCATGGTCTGGCGCGGCACCGAATTGGAGCGCATCTCGCTCGGCGCGCTGATCCTGGCCCTCGGCCTCCTGGTGGATGACGCGATCATCGCGATCGAGGCCATGGCGGTGAAGCTGGAGCAGGGCTGGGAGCGCACGCGCGCCGCCGGCTTCGCCTGGACCACCACGGCGGGGCCGATGCTGACCGGCACGCTGGTGACTGTCGCGGGCTTCATCCCGGTGGGCTTCGCCGCTTCCACCTCGGGCGAATATGCGGGCGGCATCTTCTGGGTGGTGGGGGCGGCGCTGATCGCGAGCTGGATCGTCGCCGTCACCTTCACGCCCTGGCTGGGGGCCAAGCTGCTCAAGGCCGCGCCGCACAACCCTGGGCATGATGCGCATGATACGCGGATGTATCGCGCGCTGCGGCGCGGCGTGGAGTGGTGCGTGGATCATCGCTTCGTGCTGCTGGGCGTGATGGTCGGGCTGCTGGCGATTGGCATGGTTGGCATGGCGGCCACGAAGAAGCAGTTCTTCCCCGCCTCGCAGCGGCTGGAATTGCTGGTGGATATCAACCTGCGCCAGGGGGCGAGCTTCGCCGCGACGGATGATGTGGCGCGCCGCATCGAAGCGAGCTTGCAGGGCGATTTCGACGTGGCGCATTTCACCACCTATCTGGGGGCCGGCGCGCCGCGCTTCTTCCTGGCGCTGAACCCCGATCTGCCCAATGAGGCCTTCGCCAAGATCATCATCGAAAGCCGGGACGTACCGGCGCGCGAACGCCTGCGGGAACGGCTCATCGCCCTCGACGAAGCGGGCGCCTTCCCCGAGGCGCGGGTGCGCGTCTCGCGCCTCGATTTCGGACCGCCCGTGCCCTTCCCGGTGCAGTTCCGCATCCTCGGCCCCGATCCCATGCAACTGCGCCGCCTGGCGGATGATGCGGTGCCGCTGCTGCGCGGTGTCACTGGCACGCGCAATGTGCAGACCGACTGGAGCGAGCTGGCCCCCGCGCTGCGTCTCGATCTGGACCGTGAGCGCATCGCGCAATTGGGCCTTTCGCCCCAGGCCGTCGCCACCTCGATGGGCACGCTGCTTTCGGGGGTGATGGCGACGACGATCCGCGAAGGCACACGCGGCGTAGAGGTGCGGCTGCGCGCCGTGCCGGAGGAACGCGCGGCCCTCGACCGCCTGGGCGATCTTTCGCTCGCCACACCGGGCGGGCCGGTGCCGCTCAGCCAAGTGGCGCGGCTCACGCCGGTGATGGAGGAGCCCATCCTCTGGCGCCGCAATCGCGAGCCCTTCATCACGCTGCGCTCCGACATCCAGCCCGGCCTCCAGGCGCCGGAGGTGACGGCGGCCGCCATGCCCGCACTGGCGCCCTTCATCGCGGCACTCCCACCCGGTTACCGGCTGGAGGTGGGCGGGGCGACCGAGCAATCGGCCAAGGCCAATGCCAGCCTGTTTGCGCTGTTCCCGGTGATGGTGGCGGTGATGATGGCGCTGCTGATGCTGCAATTGCGCAACCTCGGCCGCATGGCGCTGGTGATGGCGACGGCGCCGCTCGGCATCCCGGGTGCCGCCGGCGCCCTTCTGCTGATGGGCGCCCCCTTCGGCTTTGTCGCGCTGCTGGGGGTGATCGCGCTGGCGGGCATGGTGATGCGCAACACGCTGATCCTGGTGGACCAGGTGCAGCAGGATCTGGAAGCCGGGATCGAGCTGCGCGAGGCGATCATCGGCAGCACGGTGCGCCGCGCGCGGCCGGTGGTCCTGACGGCGCTGGCCGCGATCTTCGCCTTCATCCCGCTCACGCAATCGGTCTTCTGGGGGCCGATGGCGATTGCGATGATCGGGGGCTTGAGTGTCGCGACACTCGCCACGCTGCTGCTGGTGCCGGCCTTGCATGCGCTGGCCCTGCCCTGGCGGAAGCGGCCGGCGGCACAAGCGGCACCGCTGCGGCCGGAGCCTGTGCCGGCGGAATGA